The Candidatus Zixiibacteriota bacterium genome contains a region encoding:
- a CDS encoding O-antigen ligase family protein gives MLAIWPFVCGYLPENITLYFWFLIALLYFISLLSLLLSNRKFHLPPKEIIYFFAAFWMLVILSDIANISSVNIKANVLLVFYTMLIFMFYDWSYNKSPIRIFIFVLFPLVVAVIMILFTIINNMSFIGILQLIFIRYCAFFGNPNTMGNYFNYMIPVLFVFVVMKYPAKLNKILLVLLILSMLGLLMSNSRAAYLGVMLSLFSMSMVFKSLRKPVLAFLLIIIIALIVYPTFQELLKFILRIDTEMTSGRMDIWASAINTIKENFIFGVSIGNQQAYLMDKLPTVFTKYVFKDIPSAHNLYLSKVLELGILALPLLIYLFISLGKYIRLNLKSELTFQQKVLNYASLGALISLFARSFFEGSVLIQQGGIFPIFYSWIVMFWPLQIYQKNQKEIAPNKENL, from the coding sequence ATGCTGGCAATATGGCCTTTCGTATGTGGGTATCTGCCGGAGAATATTACGCTATATTTCTGGTTTCTTATAGCCTTGTTATATTTTATATCTTTATTATCATTGTTGTTATCAAACCGAAAATTCCATCTGCCTCCTAAGGAAATTATTTACTTTTTTGCGGCTTTTTGGATGCTGGTTATACTTTCTGATATTGCTAATATTAGTAGCGTTAATATTAAAGCTAATGTTCTCTTGGTGTTTTATACGATGCTTATTTTTATGTTCTATGATTGGAGCTACAATAAATCCCCGATTAGAATATTTATTTTTGTGCTGTTTCCTTTAGTTGTCGCGGTTATTATGATACTGTTTACAATTATAAATAACATGAGTTTTATTGGAATTCTTCAATTAATATTTATTAGATACTGCGCTTTTTTTGGCAATCCCAATACAATGGGTAATTATTTTAATTACATGATACCAGTGCTTTTTGTGTTTGTTGTCATGAAATATCCGGCGAAGCTTAATAAAATATTACTTGTTTTACTTATACTATCAATGTTGGGTTTGCTTATGTCCAATTCCAGGGCCGCATATCTTGGCGTAATGTTATCGCTTTTTTCTATGTCTATGGTTTTTAAAAGCCTTAGGAAACCGGTTTTGGCTTTTCTGTTAATTATAATTATCGCCTTAATAGTATATCCGACTTTTCAAGAATTGCTCAAATTTATTTTAAGAATAGATACGGAAATGACTTCGGGCAGGATGGATATTTGGGCTTCGGCTATTAATACAATAAAAGAAAATTTTATTTTTGGTGTTAGTATTGGAAATCAACAAGCCTATTTAATGGACAAATTGCCTACGGTATTTACAAAATACGTATTTAAGGATATCCCTAGCGCTCACAACTTATATTTAAGCAAGGTGTTGGAACTTGGAATATTAGCTCTGCCTTTATTGATATATCTTTTTATATCATTAGGAAAATATATTAGGCTCAATTTGAAATCGGAACTTACATTTCAACAAAAAGTATTAAATTACGCCAGCTTGGGAGCGCTAATATCATTATTTGCCCGATCCTTTTTCGAGGGTTCCGTGCTGATTCAGCAAGGAGGGATATTTCCAATATTCTATTCCTGGATTGTTATGTTTTGGCCGCTTCAGATATATCAGAAAAATCAAAAAGAAATTGCGCCAAATAAAGAAAACTT